In Parasegetibacter sp. NRK P23, a single genomic region encodes these proteins:
- a CDS encoding OprD family outer membrane porin: protein MKHPFLLLTAILLLHTTKAQEHTTDTAGLIHAFRKGSIHGHFRQFFMGTDNRHGLSDYHANAVGGGIKYETAAFKGFKLGVSGFFIYNIFSSDLGKADPATNAHNRYEIGLFDMEDPYNKKNIDRLEELYLAYQFKKNTITFGKQVIKTPFINPQDSRMRPTEVEGLFAQLHPASSIKIESGLLYNISPRSTTEWYPASHTIGIYPQGINRNGTRGDYKNKLHSKGVFLTGLHFQPDTETHVQAWEYVAENIFHTTMLQAEKKFPFPKGRWLAAVQYIRQDALHDGGNPNPDLTYFDPSNKVNIFGARTGWEREHTQFTLNYTRITGSGRFTFPREWGTEPLFTYLSRERNEGYGNVHAVSVLVKKELPRQRLKTELGYGHYYLPPADDFSLNKYGLPAYNHLKLWADYGFQGSLSGMDIGLLYVHKGLLKEEVAEKYLINKTALSHYSLILNYHF from the coding sequence ATGAAGCATCCATTTCTTTTACTAACAGCAATACTTCTGCTCCATACTACGAAGGCACAGGAACACACTACGGATACTGCCGGACTGATCCATGCCTTCAGGAAAGGAAGCATTCACGGGCATTTCAGACAGTTCTTCATGGGCACAGATAACAGGCACGGGCTTTCAGATTATCATGCCAATGCCGTAGGCGGCGGTATCAAATACGAAACGGCCGCTTTCAAAGGATTCAAACTTGGCGTAAGCGGATTCTTCATCTATAATATTTTCTCCTCCGATCTCGGCAAGGCCGATCCCGCAACGAATGCACACAACAGATACGAGATCGGTTTGTTTGATATGGAAGACCCCTACAACAAAAAGAACATCGACCGGCTCGAAGAACTTTATCTTGCTTATCAATTCAAAAAGAACACCATCACCTTCGGCAAACAGGTCATCAAAACCCCGTTCATCAATCCGCAAGACAGCCGAATGCGCCCCACGGAAGTGGAAGGACTTTTTGCGCAACTGCATCCTGCTTCTTCTATAAAAATCGAAAGCGGGTTATTGTACAATATTTCCCCACGCAGCACAACCGAGTGGTACCCGGCATCGCATACGATTGGCATATATCCTCAGGGCATCAACCGGAACGGCACAAGAGGCGACTACAAAAATAAACTGCACTCGAAAGGTGTTTTCCTCACGGGGCTTCATTTTCAACCCGATACGGAAACACATGTTCAGGCCTGGGAATATGTGGCGGAAAACATCTTCCATACAACCATGCTTCAGGCGGAGAAAAAATTCCCGTTCCCCAAGGGCCGCTGGCTAGCCGCAGTACAATACATCCGGCAGGATGCGCTTCATGATGGCGGTAATCCAAACCCAGATCTTACCTACTTCGATCCATCGAATAAGGTGAATATTTTCGGCGCAAGAACAGGTTGGGAACGGGAGCATACACAATTCACGCTTAATTATACGCGGATTACCGGTTCCGGAAGGTTTACTTTTCCGCGCGAATGGGGCACAGAGCCCTTGTTCACGTATCTCTCCAGGGAAAGAAATGAAGGGTATGGGAATGTGCATGCGGTTTCCGTACTGGTGAAAAAAGAGTTGCCACGGCAGCGCCTGAAAACTGAATTGGGTTATGGACATTATTACCTTCCTCCGGCGGATGATTTTAGTTTGAACAAATATGGGCTACCCGCTTACAATCACCTTAAATTATGGGCGGATTATGGGTTTCAGGGTAGCTTGAGCGGGATGGATATTGGATTATTGTATGTGCATAAGGGGTTATTGAAAGAAGAGGTGGCGGAGAAATACCTGATTAATAAAACTGCACTATCGCATTATAGTTTGATATTGAATTATCATTTTTAA
- a CDS encoding YeeE/YedE family protein, translating into MLEVFKQPWPWYVAGGLIGLIVPALLLLGNKHFGISANLRHACAACFPANIKFFKYDWKKEAWNLFFVGGIFVGAIIAATLLADPNPIQVDPRLTQELAGYGITDYSNMVPNDLLSWEALFTVRGIIMMVAGGFLVGFGTRYAGGCTSGHAIMGISDLQVPSIIATCCFMAGGFIMANLILPIIMRL; encoded by the coding sequence ATGCTGGAAGTATTCAAACAACCCTGGCCCTGGTACGTGGCCGGCGGACTGATAGGACTCATTGTACCCGCGTTGCTGTTGCTGGGCAATAAACATTTCGGGATATCGGCCAACCTTCGTCATGCGTGCGCGGCCTGTTTTCCCGCCAACATTAAGTTTTTTAAATACGACTGGAAGAAAGAAGCCTGGAACCTCTTCTTTGTGGGCGGTATTTTTGTTGGCGCCATCATCGCCGCCACCCTGCTGGCCGACCCGAATCCCATACAAGTTGATCCCAGGCTCACACAGGAACTGGCCGGTTATGGCATTACTGATTACAGCAATATGGTGCCGAACGACCTGCTTTCCTGGGAAGCGCTGTTTACCGTGAGGGGCATCATCATGATGGTTGCAGGCGGATTCCTCGTTGGCTTCGGTACCCGGTATGCTGGCGGTTGCACCAGTGGTCACGCCATCATGGGCATCAGCGACCTTCAGGTTCCTTCTATCATCGCCACCTGTTGCTTTATGGCCGGCGGTTTTATTATGGCTAATCTTATTCTCCCCATCATCATGCGTTTATAA
- a CDS encoding DUF6691 family protein yields METLQKNTPIISTAPVTDYEVRSQDTMCTNDSVQQHPWWYNFKYAAVGILFGIVFVKAEIISWFRIQEMFRLQSFHMYGVIGTAIAVGALSVFLIKKFRIKTIHGEPITFTPKKFNKGQVIGGLIFGLGWALTGACPGPLFAQIGTGAIVVAVVVLSAVAGTWVYGYFREKLPH; encoded by the coding sequence ATGGAAACATTACAGAAAAATACACCAATAATATCTACGGCCCCTGTTACTGATTACGAAGTCCGTTCACAGGACACCATGTGCACCAACGATTCCGTGCAACAACATCCCTGGTGGTATAATTTTAAATACGCCGCCGTAGGCATCCTTTTCGGGATCGTATTCGTGAAAGCGGAAATCATCTCCTGGTTCCGTATCCAGGAAATGTTCAGGCTGCAAAGCTTTCACATGTACGGCGTTATCGGTACCGCCATTGCTGTTGGTGCCCTTTCCGTGTTCCTCATCAAAAAATTCAGGATAAAAACCATCCACGGCGAACCAATCACGTTTACGCCAAAAAAATTCAATAAAGGACAGGTTATCGGCGGACTGATTTTCGGACTGGGCTGGGCGCTCACCGGCGCATGTCCCGGACCGTTGTTCGCGCAGATTGGTACTGGCGCAATCGTAGTGGCAGTTGTGGTACTGAGCGCTGTTGCAGGAACCTGGGTGTATGGCTATTTCAGAGAAAAACTTCCGCACTAA